One window from the genome of Dysgonomonadaceae bacterium PH5-43 encodes:
- a CDS encoding protein TonB (product_source=KO:K03832; cath_funfam=3.30.2420.10; cog=COG0810; ko=KO:K03832; pfam=PF03544; superfamily=74653; tigrfam=TIGR01352; transmembrane_helix_parts=Inside_1_39,TMhelix_40_62,Outside_63_277), with protein MAKDIDLNSPKWMDLIFEGKNRAYGAYVLRNESSDRHLKALFIVLIVGLAVVYLPGIISGLIPEKIEEVESENYVVQEVNMADIEKEVPEENIIREMNPVPPPPVMKATVKLTTPVIAPDEEVADEDLMATQDELTDTKASISVANVEGSLTEGTDIADLEDNKVIIQAEEIEPFDFVETDPLFPGGMEALYKWVEKNMKYPKIAAEQGIGGRVIIRFVVNQDGSVDRATIHKSVDPSIDAEAIRIISKMPKWTPGENNGRAVPVWYTLPLLFEPPR; from the coding sequence ATGGCAAAAGATATAGATTTGAATTCCCCGAAGTGGATGGATTTAATTTTTGAAGGTAAAAACAGAGCTTATGGAGCTTATGTTTTGCGAAATGAGTCTTCTGATCGTCACCTAAAAGCTTTGTTCATAGTTTTGATCGTAGGTTTAGCTGTGGTTTATTTGCCAGGAATAATCTCAGGATTAATACCTGAAAAAATAGAAGAAGTTGAATCTGAAAACTATGTGGTGCAAGAAGTTAATATGGCGGATATAGAAAAAGAGGTTCCTGAAGAAAATATTATTAGAGAAATGAATCCTGTACCACCTCCTCCAGTGATGAAAGCTACGGTTAAATTAACAACTCCGGTTATCGCTCCTGATGAAGAGGTTGCTGATGAAGACTTGATGGCTACGCAAGACGAACTTACAGATACAAAAGCGAGTATCTCTGTGGCTAATGTAGAAGGTTCTTTAACAGAAGGTACTGATATTGCAGACTTGGAAGATAACAAAGTTATTATTCAAGCTGAAGAAATCGAACCTTTTGATTTTGTGGAAACTGACCCTCTGTTTCCTGGAGGTATGGAGGCTCTTTATAAATGGGTGGAAAAAAACATGAAATACCCAAAGATTGCTGCTGAGCAAGGTATTGGTGGTCGTGTTATTATTCGTTTCGTAGTTAATCAAGATGGTTCGGTAGATAGAGCAACGATTCATAAATCTGTAGACCCAAGTATAGACGCCGAGGCTATTCGTATTATCAGTAAAATGCCTAAGTGGACACCTGGTGAAAATAATGGTCGTGCAGTTCCTGTTTGGTATACTCTACCTCTATTGTTCGAACCTCCAAGATAA
- a CDS encoding biopolymer transport protein ExbD (product_source=COG0848; cog=COG0848; pfam=PF02472) — protein sequence MAEVQSNDHGEGGKNKQKKQTLRVDFTPMVDMNMLLITFFMLCSSLLTPSSLPINMPSKDKVQEGQENKVRESSAITVLLAADDEIYYYEGLPKEESYADPEFLKTNTYGDGGIRDYFINRNRVAFEEIKQLGIQKKNLEITEEEFKEKVREVQNRVLREDKIAPEVMIKPTDLSTYRNMVDILDEITIANIGTYAIVELEAGDRRLLYDKTGNAEYLTEEERVELGVETIN from the coding sequence ATGGCAGAAGTACAATCGAATGACCATGGTGAAGGTGGAAAAAATAAACAGAAGAAACAAACCCTAAGAGTAGACTTTACTCCTATGGTTGACATGAATATGTTATTGATAACATTCTTTATGTTATGTTCTTCATTACTTACTCCATCATCACTACCAATAAATATGCCTTCTAAAGACAAAGTTCAAGAAGGGCAAGAAAATAAAGTGAGAGAGTCTTCGGCAATAACAGTTTTGTTAGCTGCTGATGATGAGATATATTATTACGAAGGTTTACCTAAAGAGGAGTCTTATGCAGATCCTGAATTCTTAAAAACTAACACTTATGGAGATGGAGGTATTAGAGATTATTTTATTAACAGAAACCGAGTTGCTTTTGAAGAAATCAAACAATTAGGTATTCAAAAGAAAAATCTTGAAATAACCGAAGAAGAATTCAAAGAAAAGGTTAGAGAAGTTCAAAATAGAGTTCTTAGGGAAGATAAGATAGCGCCTGAAGTAATGATTAAGCCTACGGATTTATCTACTTATAGAAATATGGTAGATATATTAGATGAAATAACAATTGCTAATATCGGTACTTATGCGATAGTCGAGCTTGAGGCTGGTGATCGTCGTTTGCTTTACGATAAGACAGGCAACGCTGAATATCTTACCGAAGAAGAGCGCGTTGAATTAGGGGTAGAAACAATTAATTAA
- a CDS encoding NADH-quinone oxidoreductase subunit L (product_source=KO:K00341; cog=COG1009; ko=KO:K00341; pfam=PF00361,PF00662; tigrfam=TIGR01974; transmembrane_helix_parts=Outside_1_3,TMhelix_4_23,Inside_24_29,TMhelix_30_52,Outside_53_91,TMhelix_92_114,Inside_115_125,TMhelix_126_145,Outside_146_148,TMhelix_149_166,Inside_167_178,TMhelix_179_201,Outside_202_220,TMhelix_221_243,Inside_244_263,TMhelix_264_286,Outside_287_295,TMhelix_296_317,Inside_318_323,TMhelix_324_346,Outside_347_355,TMhelix_356_378,Inside_379_397,TMhelix_398_420,Outside_421_434,TMhelix_435_456,Inside_457_476,TMhelix_477_499,Outside_500_513,TMhelix_514_536,Inside_537_565,TMhelix_566_585,Outside_586_617,TMhelix_618_637,Inside_638_638) has product MMEYSLFIIVTPFILFLVLGLLGGKMKPSVAGIIGTLGMGFCALLSYAVAFQYFFQTGMIDGEWKQEIALNFEWLRFTDKLHIDLGILLDPISVMMLVVITTVSLMVHIYSLGYMKGEVGFQRYYAFLSLFSFSMLGLVVATNIFQMYIFWELVGVSSYSLIGFYYTKPSAVSASKKAFIVTRFADLGFLVGILILSYYTGTFDFGMLTADNASLVTTTMAGGTFMGLSVATWAMALIFMGGAGKSAMFPLHIWLPDAMEGPTPVSALIHAATMVVAGVYLVARLFPVYFFATPEVLEMIAFIGAFTALFAAIIAITQTDIKRVLAFSTISQIAYMMCALGVSQYGGHDGLGYMSSMFHLFTHAFFKALLFLGAGSVIHAVHSNEMDSMGNLRKYMPITHITFLIACLAIAGIPPFSGFYSKDEILAAAFHNQPIIFWTLWIVAGLTAFYMFRLYYRIFWNGDKKYDEHHKPHESPMSMAFPLIFLAVLSVVTGFIPFSKFVSSDGMPFGMHIDMTVATLSVVVAVIGISVATMLYMNNSNKPAKIAKAMGGLYKATLNKFYLDEIWMWFTKTVIFKYICMPIAWFDKRVIDGSMDGIAWTTQKISSSIKGLQSGQVQFYAWVFVLGSIVIAALVLFL; this is encoded by the coding sequence ATGATGGAATATAGTTTATTTATAATAGTTACTCCTTTTATACTTTTCCTTGTGCTTGGTTTGCTCGGAGGAAAGATGAAACCTTCAGTTGCTGGAATTATAGGAACTTTAGGTATGGGATTTTGCGCTTTGCTTTCTTATGCTGTAGCTTTCCAGTATTTCTTTCAAACAGGAATGATTGATGGAGAGTGGAAACAAGAAATAGCACTCAACTTTGAATGGTTGAGGTTTACTGATAAGTTACATATAGATTTAGGTATTCTTTTAGATCCTATTTCGGTTATGATGTTAGTGGTTATTACTACAGTATCTTTAATGGTGCATATTTATAGCTTAGGCTATATGAAAGGAGAAGTAGGGTTTCAACGTTACTATGCATTCCTTTCTTTGTTTAGCTTTTCAATGTTAGGCTTAGTGGTTGCTACTAATATATTTCAGATGTATATTTTTTGGGAATTAGTGGGTGTTAGTTCTTACTCATTAATAGGATTTTACTATACTAAACCATCGGCAGTGTCGGCATCAAAGAAAGCTTTTATTGTTACACGCTTTGCTGATTTAGGCTTTTTAGTAGGTATTCTTATCTTATCTTATTATACAGGAACTTTCGACTTTGGAATGCTTACCGCAGATAATGCATCTTTGGTAACAACTACTATGGCAGGCGGTACATTTATGGGGTTGTCTGTCGCTACTTGGGCTATGGCTCTTATATTTATGGGTGGAGCAGGTAAGTCAGCAATGTTTCCTCTTCATATATGGTTGCCAGATGCAATGGAAGGACCTACTCCTGTGTCGGCATTAATTCATGCTGCTACTATGGTTGTGGCAGGGGTGTATTTGGTTGCACGTTTATTCCCTGTTTATTTCTTTGCAACCCCAGAAGTATTAGAGATGATAGCGTTTATAGGAGCATTTACAGCACTGTTTGCAGCTATTATAGCAATTACTCAAACAGATATAAAACGAGTATTAGCTTTTTCTACTATATCGCAAATTGCATATATGATGTGTGCATTAGGTGTGTCGCAATACGGAGGACACGATGGTTTAGGCTATATGTCTTCAATGTTCCACTTATTTACTCACGCATTCTTTAAGGCTTTATTGTTCTTAGGTGCAGGTTCGGTTATTCACGCTGTGCATAGCAATGAGATGGATAGTATGGGTAATCTTCGTAAATATATGCCAATAACACATATTACATTCTTGATAGCGTGTTTGGCTATCGCAGGTATTCCTCCTTTCTCGGGCTTTTATAGTAAAGATGAAATATTGGCAGCAGCATTTCATAATCAACCTATAATTTTCTGGACTTTATGGATAGTTGCAGGCTTAACAGCTTTTTATATGTTCCGTTTATATTATCGTATTTTTTGGAATGGAGATAAAAAATATGATGAACATCATAAACCTCACGAATCGCCAATGTCTATGGCTTTCCCTCTGATTTTTCTTGCAGTACTTTCGGTAGTAACAGGATTTATCCCATTTTCGAAGTTTGTAAGTAGTGATGGTATGCCATTTGGTATGCATATAGATATGACGGTGGCAACTCTTAGTGTAGTGGTGGCAGTAATCGGTATATCGGTAGCAACTATGCTTTATATGAATAATAGCAACAAGCCTGCAAAAATAGCTAAAGCTATGGGGGGCTTATATAAAGCTACACTTAATAAATTCTATCTCGACGAAATATGGATGTGGTTTACTAAAACAGTAATCTTTAAGTATATATGTATGCCTATAGCTTGGTTTGACAAACGAGTTATTGATGGCTCTATGGACGGAATAGCTTGGACTACTCAGAAAATATCATCGTCTATAAAGGGATTACAATCGGGGCAAGTGCAATTCTATGCTTGGGTGTTTGTTTTGGGTTCTATAGTAATTGCCGCATTGGTTTTATTCTTATAA
- a CDS encoding phosphate transport system substrate-binding protein (product_source=KO:K02040; cog=COG0226; ko=KO:K02040; pfam=PF12849; superfamily=53850), whose product MMKQIILIGVIIFSLFIHSSCKREVVKDKWTDTSKSGVIEIACDEDFKALMETEVNSFNAHNPDAFVLPIYTTEKEAIRLLVQDSVRLALVTRDLYPEERDSLAARTMFAKKFIVAFDGITLIMNKQNSDSIMSVPVLQKILTGEITEWSQIYPDSKYGAIRTLFSGKESGTLRYLIDSLLVGNTLSPNIYAIGNNEEVLQKVAEMPNGIGVVGANVLSDDARLYKKYKDNIRMMRISVDENPTIENSYLPYAGDIVEEDYPLWRPVYVLLTDPRSGLSASLCVFISHEIGQKIILKSGLLPVTSPEIMKVYIKDEYPY is encoded by the coding sequence ATGATGAAACAAATTATATTAATAGGTGTAATAATCTTTAGTTTATTTATACACTCTTCTTGTAAGCGGGAGGTAGTGAAAGATAAGTGGACGGATACTTCAAAATCTGGCGTTATAGAAATTGCCTGCGATGAAGATTTTAAAGCTTTAATGGAAACTGAAGTTAACTCATTCAATGCTCATAATCCAGATGCATTTGTGCTGCCTATTTATACAACCGAAAAGGAAGCAATACGTTTGTTGGTGCAGGATTCAGTGCGTTTGGCATTGGTAACTCGTGATTTATATCCCGAAGAAAGAGATTCTCTGGCTGCTCGAACTATGTTTGCAAAGAAATTTATAGTAGCTTTTGATGGTATTACTTTAATTATGAATAAACAAAACAGCGACTCTATTATGAGTGTGCCTGTTTTGCAAAAGATATTGACAGGTGAAATAACCGAATGGTCGCAAATTTATCCTGATTCTAAATATGGCGCAATTAGAACTTTGTTTAGTGGAAAGGAATCAGGAACTTTGAGGTATTTAATAGACTCTTTATTGGTTGGAAATACATTATCTCCTAATATTTATGCTATAGGCAATAATGAAGAAGTGCTTCAAAAAGTTGCAGAAATGCCCAATGGTATAGGAGTGGTTGGGGCTAATGTGTTAAGCGATGATGCAAGACTGTACAAAAAATATAAAGACAATATTCGTATGATGCGAATAAGTGTTGATGAAAACCCTACGATAGAAAATAGTTACTTGCCTTATGCCGGTGATATAGTAGAAGAAGATTATCCGCTGTGGCGACCAGTATATGTTTTGTTGACAGATCCTCGTAGTGGATTGTCGGCAAGTTTGTGCGTTTTTATCAGTCACGAAATAGGACAGAAAATAATATTAAAATCGGGATTACTTCCAGTTACATCTCCCGAAATTATGAAAGTGTATATAAAAGATGAATATCCATATTGA
- a CDS encoding biopolymer transport protein ExbD (product_source=COG0848; cog=COG0848; pfam=PF02472; transmembrane_helix_parts=Inside_1_20,TMhelix_21_43,Outside_44_216) encodes MAKAKVKKQSTWIDMTAMSDVTVLLLTFFMLTSTFIMPEPVTVTTPQSVSEKKIPETNLMTILVSGNGKLFMSLDNQNDKIETLRRVGEDYGISFTSKQIESFKTQVMFGVPIGTMASFLELPSDKQGEYLKELEDPRVGIPDSEVEVRDNIGLISQDNEFKRWVSHARAANSDLQIAIKADQGTSYPVVKKVMEDLRDLRENRYLLITSLKSSSE; translated from the coding sequence ATGGCAAAAGCAAAAGTAAAAAAACAGAGCACTTGGATCGATATGACGGCGATGAGTGACGTAACAGTTCTTTTGCTTACTTTCTTTATGTTAACTTCTACTTTTATCATGCCCGAACCGGTAACGGTAACAACACCTCAGTCGGTTTCTGAAAAGAAAATACCAGAAACAAACTTAATGACTATTTTGGTGAGTGGCAACGGTAAGCTTTTTATGAGCTTAGACAATCAAAATGATAAAATAGAAACCCTAAGAAGAGTAGGTGAAGACTACGGTATAAGCTTTACGTCGAAACAGATAGAGTCGTTTAAAACACAAGTTATGTTTGGGGTGCCTATCGGAACTATGGCTTCGTTTTTAGAGTTACCGTCTGATAAACAAGGCGAATACTTAAAAGAACTTGAAGACCCAAGAGTCGGTATTCCAGATTCTGAAGTGGAAGTGAGAGATAATATAGGACTTATTTCACAAGATAATGAATTCAAAAGATGGGTGTCTCATGCTAGAGCTGCAAACTCTGATTTGCAAATAGCAATAAAAGCCGATCAAGGAACAAGTTATCCTGTGGTGAAAAAAGTAATGGAAGATTTAAGAGATTTGCGTGAAAACCGTTATCTTTTAATTACTAGCTTGAAGTCTTCTTCTGAATAA
- a CDS encoding biopolymer transport protein ExbB (product_source=KO:K03561; cog=COG0811; ko=KO:K03561; pfam=PF01618; transmembrane_helix_parts=Inside_1_20,TMhelix_21_43,Outside_44_71,TMhelix_72_94,Inside_95_181,TMhelix_182_204,Outside_205_228,TMhelix_229_251,Inside_252_278), giving the protein METKNQTVVKKKREGKKSRGVSAALVIVCCAVLAILFFKFILGNEDNFVNGDPDNHPIHGNMLGTVYKGGYNVAIVITLMLTVIALSVERFFALSKCKGKGNLINFVYDVKAELKKGDIAAAEALCAKQKGSVAAIVDAGLKKYKEMETTKATMTKEAKVQEIKTEIEEATALELPIMQQNLPIIATISTLGTLFGLLGTVTGMIKSFSAMGGEGGVDPIALSTGISEALVNTALGIATGAIAIISYAFFTGKVDNMTFAIDEMGFALTQTYAETHEA; this is encoded by the coding sequence ATGGAAACAAAAAATCAAACAGTAGTAAAAAAGAAGAGAGAAGGTAAAAAGTCTCGTGGCGTTTCAGCTGCATTAGTTATTGTATGTTGTGCAGTTTTAGCGATTTTATTCTTCAAGTTTATCTTGGGAAATGAAGATAACTTTGTAAATGGAGACCCTGACAATCACCCAATACATGGAAATATGTTAGGAACTGTTTATAAAGGAGGTTATAACGTTGCTATCGTTATCACTCTTATGTTAACAGTTATCGCTTTAAGTGTTGAACGTTTTTTCGCTCTTTCAAAATGTAAAGGTAAAGGTAACTTAATTAACTTCGTTTATGACGTTAAAGCAGAACTTAAGAAAGGCGACATCGCTGCTGCAGAAGCTCTTTGTGCTAAACAAAAAGGTTCAGTTGCTGCTATCGTTGATGCTGGTCTTAAGAAATACAAAGAGATGGAAACAACAAAAGCTACTATGACTAAAGAAGCTAAAGTACAAGAAATTAAAACAGAAATAGAAGAAGCTACTGCATTAGAATTACCTATTATGCAACAAAATCTTCCTATCATTGCAACAATTTCTACTTTAGGTACATTGTTCGGTCTGTTAGGAACTGTAACAGGTATGATCAAGTCGTTTAGTGCAATGGGTGGTGAAGGAGGAGTTGACCCTATCGCTCTTTCTACTGGTATCTCGGAAGCTCTTGTAAATACAGCTCTTGGTATCGCAACTGGTGCAATAGCTATTATATCTTATGCTTTCTTTACTGGCAAAGTTGATAACATGACATTTGCTATCGATGAAATGGGATTTGCATTAACACAAACATACGCAGAAACTCACGAAGCTTAA
- a CDS encoding NADH-quinone oxidoreductase subunit M (product_source=KO:K00342; cog=COG1008; ko=KO:K00342; pfam=PF00361; tigrfam=TIGR01972; transmembrane_helix_parts=Outside_1_3,TMhelix_4_21,Inside_22_27,TMhelix_28_50,Outside_51_81,TMhelix_82_104,Inside_105_110,TMhelix_111_129,Outside_130_133,TMhelix_134_153,Inside_154_164,TMhelix_165_187,Outside_188_206,TMhelix_207_229,Inside_230_240,TMhelix_241_263,Outside_264_272,TMhelix_273_292,Inside_293_298,TMhelix_299_318,Outside_319_327,TMhelix_328_350,Inside_351_369,TMhelix_370_392,Outside_393_406,TMhelix_407_429,Inside_430_449,TMhelix_450_472,Outside_473_491), producing MNILSLFVVIPVLMIISLFLSKGMKQIRTIMVVGSSLLMILSAVLTVMFLKERAVSDAEMLFMSSTVWYAPLNISYSVGVDGISVVMLILSSIIVFTGVFSSWNMNMAKEYFLWYCLLSVGVFGFFISIDLFTMFLFYEVALIPMYLLIGLWGTGKKEYSAMKLTLMLMGGSAFLMLGIIGIYYASGHTTMNLLEIAKLHIPIEYQRWLFPATFLGFGVLGALFPFHTWSPDGHASAPTAVSMLHAGVLMKLGGYGCFRVAIYLMPEAANELGWIFLILTGISVVYGAFSAVVQTDLKYINAYSSVSHCGLVLFAILMMNQTAMTGAVMQMLSHGLMTALFFALIGLIYGRTHTRDIREMGGLMKIMPFASVCYVIAGLASLGLPFLSGFVAEMTIFVGAFQHSDLFHRILTIAACCSIVITAVYILRTVGKILYGPIQDKHHIGLPDAAWYEKVSIVVLIVSIAFIGMYPSGISEMISESLTPIIAKLNL from the coding sequence ATGAATATATTATCTCTATTTGTAGTTATTCCGGTCTTAATGATTATCTCTTTATTCCTAAGTAAGGGAATGAAACAGATACGCACAATTATGGTGGTCGGATCATCTCTTTTAATGATATTGTCGGCAGTGCTGACGGTTATGTTTCTCAAAGAAAGAGCAGTGTCGGACGCAGAAATGCTTTTTATGTCAAGTACTGTTTGGTATGCGCCACTTAATATATCTTATTCGGTAGGAGTAGACGGAATATCAGTAGTAATGCTTATCCTTTCTTCTATTATAGTATTTACGGGAGTATTCTCTTCGTGGAATATGAATATGGCGAAAGAATATTTTCTATGGTATTGTTTATTGTCGGTGGGCGTATTCGGATTTTTTATCTCTATCGATTTATTTACAATGTTCCTTTTCTATGAAGTAGCTCTTATTCCTATGTACTTATTAATAGGTTTGTGGGGAACAGGTAAAAAAGAATATTCAGCAATGAAGCTTACGCTGATGTTAATGGGAGGTTCGGCATTCTTAATGTTGGGTATAATAGGTATTTACTATGCATCGGGACATACAACTATGAATTTGTTGGAAATTGCAAAACTACATATTCCTATAGAGTATCAACGTTGGTTGTTTCCTGCAACATTCTTAGGATTTGGAGTTTTGGGAGCTTTGTTCCCATTTCATACTTGGTCGCCTGATGGTCACGCTTCAGCACCTACGGCGGTATCGATGTTGCACGCAGGAGTATTGATGAAACTCGGAGGATATGGTTGTTTTAGAGTGGCTATTTACTTAATGCCTGAGGCTGCAAACGAATTAGGTTGGATATTCTTAATCCTTACTGGTATAAGTGTAGTTTACGGAGCTTTCAGTGCTGTGGTTCAAACTGACTTGAAATATATTAACGCCTATTCGTCTGTTAGTCACTGTGGTTTAGTGTTGTTTGCTATATTGATGATGAACCAAACTGCTATGACGGGAGCTGTTATGCAAATGTTGTCGCACGGATTAATGACTGCTCTTTTCTTCGCGCTTATAGGTTTAATATACGGAAGAACTCATACAAGAGATATAAGAGAGATGGGGGGATTAATGAAGATTATGCCTTTTGCATCTGTCTGTTATGTTATTGCTGGTTTAGCATCTTTAGGTTTGCCATTTTTGAGCGGTTTCGTTGCAGAAATGACAATCTTTGTAGGAGCATTCCAACACTCAGATTTATTCCATAGAATATTAACCATAGCGGCTTGTTGCTCTATAGTTATTACAGCGGTGTATATACTAAGAACAGTAGGTAAGATATTATACGGACCAATTCAAGATAAGCATCATATAGGTTTACCTGATGCGGCTTGGTACGAAAAAGTATCTATTGTGGTATTGATAGTATCGATAGCATTTATAGGTATGTATCCTTCCGGAATTTCTGAAATGATAAGTGAGAGTTTAACCCCAATTATAGCTAAATTAAACTTGTAA
- a CDS encoding NADH-quinone oxidoreductase subunit N (product_source=KO:K00343; cog=COG1007; ko=KO:K00343; pfam=PF00361; superfamily=103456; tigrfam=TIGR01770; transmembrane_helix_parts=Outside_1_9,TMhelix_10_29,Inside_30_35,TMhelix_36_56,Outside_57_70,TMhelix_71_93,Inside_94_105,TMhelix_106_123,Outside_124_127,TMhelix_128_147,Inside_148_159,TMhelix_160_182,Outside_183_201,TMhelix_202_224,Inside_225_236,TMhelix_237_259,Outside_260_263,TMhelix_264_286,Inside_287_292,TMhelix_293_315,Outside_316_319,TMhelix_320_342,Inside_343_362,TMhelix_363_385,Outside_386_399,TMhelix_400_422,Inside_423_445,TMhelix_446_468,Outside_469_475) produces the protein MDFSNFLYLGQEIGLVILFVILFLYDVFCSEKGKKYFQIVAVSLFALFILAGFLPQKVGEAFGGMFVSSEMTVFMKNILNIATLIIFLQANNWLSSSNTINKRGEFYTITLVTLLGMYFMISAGNFMMLYIGIEAASLPMACLAAFNKYQEKSAEAGVKYILLSALSTGIMLFGLSFLYGALGSFYFEDLASVMLASPMVIVGFIFFFSGLAFKLSLVPFHLWTADVYEGAPTAVTAYLSVVSKGAAAFALIFSIYKVFGNIEIVWSNILWWVTVITITLGNLFAIRQKDIKRFFAFSSISQAGYILLGVIAGTAQGMTAMVFFILVYVFSNLAAFGVIGAVENQTNGNTKISAFNGLSKTNPRLAFVMMLAVFSLGGIPTLAGFFSKFFIFMAAAEQEYYWLVFIALLNTVISLYYYLLIFKAMYIKDCESDAVQTFKTDNYNKVSLIICVVGIFIIGFISVIYQHIGDISFGI, from the coding sequence ATGGATTTTAGTAACTTTTTATATTTAGGACAGGAGATAGGATTAGTAATCTTATTCGTTATATTATTCTTATACGATGTATTTTGTTCTGAAAAAGGTAAAAAATACTTTCAGATAGTAGCCGTATCTTTATTCGCATTATTTATTCTTGCTGGTTTCTTGCCTCAAAAGGTAGGAGAAGCGTTTGGAGGAATGTTTGTAAGTTCGGAAATGACTGTCTTTATGAAGAATATTTTGAATATAGCAACTCTGATTATATTCTTGCAAGCTAACAATTGGCTGTCTTCTTCAAATACTATTAATAAGAGAGGTGAGTTTTACACAATTACCTTGGTAACTCTCTTGGGAATGTATTTTATGATTTCGGCGGGTAACTTTATGATGCTATATATAGGAATAGAAGCAGCATCTTTGCCTATGGCTTGTTTAGCAGCATTTAATAAATATCAAGAAAAATCGGCAGAGGCTGGTGTTAAGTATATATTGCTATCTGCACTTTCAACAGGTATTATGTTGTTTGGTCTGTCTTTCTTATACGGAGCTTTAGGTAGTTTCTACTTTGAGGATTTAGCATCGGTAATGTTGGCTTCTCCAATGGTTATCGTAGGCTTTATATTCTTTTTTAGTGGATTGGCGTTTAAGTTGTCATTAGTTCCATTCCATTTGTGGACTGCAGATGTTTATGAGGGAGCCCCAACGGCAGTAACAGCATACTTGTCTGTGGTATCTAAAGGAGCAGCTGCATTTGCATTGATATTCTCGATATACAAGGTATTTGGTAATATCGAAATAGTTTGGAGTAATATATTATGGTGGGTAACTGTTATAACAATAACATTAGGTAACCTTTTTGCTATACGTCAGAAAGATATAAAAAGGTTTTTCGCCTTCTCTTCTATTTCGCAAGCTGGTTATATATTGTTAGGAGTAATAGCAGGAACAGCACAAGGAATGACGGCTATGGTGTTTTTTATTTTAGTGTATGTGTTTTCTAACCTTGCTGCATTTGGTGTTATCGGTGCAGTTGAAAATCAAACCAATGGTAATACTAAAATATCGGCATTTAATGGCTTGTCAAAAACAAATCCTCGATTAGCTTTTGTTATGATGCTTGCAGTATTCTCTTTGGGAGGTATACCTACTTTAGCAGGTTTTTTTAGCAAATTCTTTATTTTTATGGCTGCGGCAGAGCAAGAATATTACTGGTTAGTATTTATTGCATTATTAAATACTGTGATTTCATTGTATTATTATTTGCTTATCTTTAAGGCAATGTACATTAAAGATTGCGAATCTGATGCTGTTCAGACATTTAAGACTGATAATTACAATAAGGTAAGTTTGATAATCTGTGTTGTAGGTATCTTTATTATAGGTTTTATTAGCGTTATATATCAGCATATCGGAGATATAAGCTTTGGTATTTAA